In Nocardia sputorum, a single genomic region encodes these proteins:
- a CDS encoding RidA family protein: MGVEISNPEGLHDPTGFGYSHVAVARGELVFIAGQYDSDAEGHTTSTEFAVQVDNAFANLGIALRSAGVDFADVAQLRTHIVDHDLDKLAVLGKKIAAIWGDRPPAQTLTGVAALALPGMLFEVDAVAVRG; this comes from the coding sequence ATGGGCGTCGAAATCAGCAATCCCGAGGGATTGCACGATCCGACCGGGTTCGGCTACAGCCATGTGGCGGTGGCGCGCGGCGAACTGGTGTTCATCGCCGGGCAGTACGACTCGGACGCCGAAGGGCACACGACCAGTACGGAATTCGCGGTTCAGGTGGACAACGCGTTCGCCAACCTCGGCATCGCCTTACGCTCGGCGGGAGTGGACTTCGCCGACGTGGCGCAGTTGCGGACGCATATCGTCGACCACGATCTGGACAAGCTGGCGGTGCTCGGGAAGAAGATCGCCGCGATCTGGGGGGACCGCCCGCCCGCGCAGACGCTGACCGGAGTGGCGGCGCTCGCGCTGCCCGGCATGCTCTTCGAGGTCGACGCGGTGGCCGTGCGCGGCTGA
- a CDS encoding DoxX family protein, with the protein MTIKSVLDRTSTDSELDGIATDIGLLIVRVVFGGLLAAHGAQKLFGWWGGPGLQANADGFEQMGYNPGKVFGTLAGLTELGGGLLLLLGLLTPLAGAIVLGTMINAINATWAGGLLGGYEMGVLFGVVGAALPFTGPGKFSLDAGRPWARHGFVWGVGALILAVVTGVFTLILKWAL; encoded by the coding sequence ATGACCATCAAATCCGTACTCGACAGAACCAGCACCGACAGCGAATTGGACGGCATCGCCACCGACATCGGCTTGCTGATCGTGCGCGTCGTCTTCGGCGGCCTGCTCGCGGCACATGGCGCCCAGAAACTCTTCGGCTGGTGGGGCGGACCGGGTCTGCAGGCCAACGCCGACGGCTTCGAGCAGATGGGTTACAACCCGGGCAAGGTGTTCGGGACGCTGGCGGGCCTGACCGAGCTCGGCGGCGGTCTTCTCCTGCTGCTCGGCTTGCTGACGCCGCTGGCGGGGGCGATCGTGCTGGGCACGATGATCAACGCGATCAACGCCACGTGGGCGGGCGGCCTGCTGGGCGGGTACGAAATGGGCGTGTTGTTCGGGGTGGTCGGCGCGGCACTGCCGTTCACCGGGCCCGGCAAGTTCTCCTTGGACGCCGGGCGTCCGTGGGCGCGGCACGGATTCGTGTGGGGCGTGGGCGCGCTGATCCTCGCGGTCGTGACGGGCGTGTTCACGCTGATTCTCAAGTGGGCGCTCTGA
- a CDS encoding NCS2 family permease, whose protein sequence is MVTDVLHRTRGRLDGYFGVRSTGSTVKREVMAGTVTFLAMSYVLAVNPAVLGDQGALGDRGIPMQAVFTATAVAAVFGTLVMGLWARYPIALAPGMGLNAFFAYTVVLGMGIPWQVALSGTFLSGAIFFVLAVTRIRERILNAIPMQLKLAVGAGIGLFVAFLGLKNAGIVVNSDATLVTLGDFTEGTTLLALFGLLVTVVFLVRGWHGAVLYGIVLTTIVGIVSGLVDLPKGVFAAPKGLEHTFGQAIVHLPDAFTGQMAVVVLTMLFVDFFDASGTLIGVANQAGLLDRDGKLPRAASALAADSVGTMAGAVIGTSTTTAYVESTAGVSAGGRTGLTAVTTAGWFLIAMFCYPIFAVVAGSGEVTAPALIVVGILMARALGQIDWNRLEYSVPAFVTIVMMPLTYSIANGLAMGMLLYPVVMAARGRVKEVHPAMWALMLVFLGYFFFLAE, encoded by the coding sequence ATGGTCACCGACGTTCTGCACCGGACCCGAGGACGCCTCGACGGGTACTTCGGGGTCCGCTCGACCGGCTCGACCGTCAAGCGCGAAGTCATGGCGGGAACCGTGACGTTCCTCGCCATGTCGTACGTCCTCGCGGTGAACCCCGCGGTGCTCGGCGACCAGGGAGCGCTGGGCGACCGAGGCATTCCCATGCAGGCGGTGTTCACCGCCACCGCCGTCGCCGCGGTGTTCGGCACGCTCGTCATGGGACTGTGGGCGCGGTATCCGATCGCGCTCGCGCCGGGCATGGGGCTCAACGCGTTCTTCGCGTACACGGTGGTGCTCGGCATGGGGATTCCGTGGCAGGTCGCGCTGTCGGGCACGTTCCTGTCCGGCGCCATCTTCTTCGTCCTGGCCGTGACGCGCATTCGCGAACGAATTCTCAACGCGATCCCGATGCAGCTGAAGCTCGCCGTGGGCGCGGGCATCGGGTTGTTCGTTGCCTTTCTCGGTCTGAAGAACGCCGGGATCGTCGTGAACAGCGACGCGACGCTGGTCACCCTCGGCGACTTCACCGAGGGCACCACGCTGCTCGCGCTGTTCGGGTTGCTGGTGACCGTGGTGTTTCTGGTGCGGGGCTGGCACGGCGCGGTGCTCTACGGCATCGTGCTCACCACGATCGTCGGCATCGTCAGCGGCCTGGTCGATCTGCCCAAGGGTGTGTTCGCCGCGCCGAAGGGGCTCGAGCACACCTTCGGCCAGGCGATCGTCCATCTGCCCGACGCGTTCACCGGTCAGATGGCCGTGGTGGTGCTGACCATGCTGTTCGTCGACTTCTTCGACGCTTCCGGCACGCTCATCGGCGTCGCGAACCAGGCCGGTCTGCTGGACCGGGACGGCAAGCTGCCGCGCGCCGCGAGCGCGCTGGCGGCGGACTCGGTGGGCACCATGGCCGGCGCGGTCATCGGCACCTCCACCACCACCGCCTATGTGGAATCCACCGCGGGCGTCTCGGCGGGCGGACGGACCGGTTTGACCGCCGTCACCACGGCGGGCTGGTTCCTCATCGCGATGTTCTGCTATCCGATCTTCGCGGTGGTGGCCGGTTCCGGTGAGGTGACCGCGCCTGCGCTGATCGTGGTCGGCATCCTGATGGCCCGCGCGCTGGGCCAGATCGATTGGAACCGTCTGGAGTACTCGGTGCCCGCGTTCGTCACCATCGTGATGATGCCGCTGACGTACTCCATCGCCAACGGCCTGGCCATGGGCATGCTGCTGTATCCGGTGGTCATGGCGGCCCGAGGGCGGGTCAAGGAGGTGCATCCGGCGATGTGGGCGCTGATGCTGGTGTTCCTCGGCTACTTCTTCTTCCTCGCGGAGTGA
- the glgP gene encoding alpha-glucan family phosphorylase has product MKALRRFTVRAHLPERLAALGELATNLRWSWHPPTQDLFAALDPRRWQEMGHDPVRMLGEVPAARLDELAADPDYVARVDAAAADLREYLVAPGWFQRRAGEEGVRGIAYFSMEFGVTEVLPNYSGGLGILAGDHLKAASDLGLPLIGVGLLYRSGYFRQSLTTDGWQAEHYPALDPQGLPLRALTSDGSPVLIHVAMPDRRVLRARVWIAQVGRVPLLLLDSDIAENDPELRAVTDRLYGGDQEHRIRQEILAGIGGVRAVRAFTASAGLPDPDVFHMNEGHAGFLGVERIREFVAAGQDFDSALAAVRAGTVFTTHTPVPAGIDRFPMPMVRRYFGGAHGESESALLPGLSVDRIVALGREADPSVFNMAHMGLRLAQRANGVSKLHGAVSRSMFASLWPGFDPSEVPIGSVTNGVHATTWAAREWVDKAREHIGAELVEEGRGWERLRDVDLTELWSTRNTLRGILVDEVRRRLRASWLARGAAEAELGWVNGVFDPNVLTVGFARRVPTYKRLTLMLRDPQRLRALLLDPRRPMQLVVAGKSHPADDGGKALIQQVVRFADDPEVRHRIVFLPDYDMSMARYLYWGCDVWLNNPLRPLEACGTSGMKSALNGGLNLSIRDGWWDEMYDGENGWAIPTAEGVRDEHRRDDLEAAALYDLFERAVAPRFYERDAAGMPVRWVEMVRHTLQTLGPQVLASRMVRDYAVEYYAPAAAAYQRATADDFAVARAIAEYRHRIESAWPSVKVIQVDSAGLPDTPVIGARLSLTARVELGGLSVPDVVVQAVLGRVSATDDLSDTTTVPMTHSGSDAGAELFTVDTPLPLSGAVGYTVRVLPHNDLLASDAEFGLVSAPSA; this is encoded by the coding sequence ATGAAGGCATTGCGTCGTTTCACCGTCCGTGCCCATCTGCCCGAGCGCCTGGCGGCCCTGGGTGAGCTCGCCACGAACCTGCGCTGGTCGTGGCATCCGCCGACCCAGGACCTGTTCGCCGCGCTCGATCCGCGGCGGTGGCAGGAAATGGGGCACGATCCGGTCCGGATGCTGGGCGAGGTCCCCGCGGCGCGGCTGGACGAACTGGCCGCCGACCCCGACTACGTCGCCCGTGTCGACGCCGCGGCGGCGGACCTGCGCGAGTACCTGGTGGCGCCGGGCTGGTTCCAGCGCCGGGCGGGGGAGGAAGGCGTGCGGGGCATCGCCTACTTCTCGATGGAGTTCGGTGTCACCGAAGTGCTGCCGAACTACTCGGGTGGACTGGGCATTCTGGCCGGTGACCACCTGAAGGCAGCCTCCGATCTGGGCCTGCCGCTGATCGGCGTGGGATTGCTGTATCGCTCGGGGTATTTCCGGCAGTCCCTGACGACGGACGGCTGGCAGGCCGAGCACTATCCGGCGCTGGATCCGCAGGGCCTGCCGCTGCGGGCGCTCACCTCCGACGGTTCGCCGGTGCTCATTCACGTGGCGATGCCGGACCGCAGGGTGTTGCGTGCGCGGGTGTGGATCGCGCAGGTCGGCCGGGTTCCGCTGTTGCTGCTCGACTCGGACATCGCCGAGAACGACCCTGAGCTGCGGGCGGTCACCGACCGGCTCTACGGCGGCGACCAGGAACACCGCATCCGCCAGGAGATCCTCGCGGGTATCGGCGGTGTGCGGGCGGTGCGCGCGTTCACCGCGTCCGCCGGGCTGCCCGATCCCGACGTGTTCCACATGAACGAAGGCCACGCGGGTTTTCTCGGTGTCGAACGCATCCGGGAATTCGTCGCGGCCGGCCAGGATTTCGATTCCGCGCTCGCCGCCGTGCGCGCGGGCACGGTGTTCACCACGCATACCCCGGTCCCCGCGGGCATCGACCGTTTCCCGATGCCGATGGTGCGGCGCTACTTCGGCGGTGCGCACGGCGAATCCGAATCCGCCTTGCTGCCGGGCCTTTCCGTGGACCGGATCGTGGCGCTCGGCCGGGAAGCCGATCCATCGGTCTTCAACATGGCGCACATGGGTCTGCGGCTCGCGCAGCGCGCCAACGGCGTCTCGAAGCTGCACGGCGCGGTGAGCCGGTCGATGTTCGCCTCGCTGTGGCCGGGTTTCGACCCGTCGGAGGTGCCGATCGGCTCGGTCACCAACGGCGTGCACGCCACTACCTGGGCGGCGCGGGAGTGGGTGGACAAGGCGCGCGAGCACATCGGCGCGGAACTGGTCGAGGAGGGGCGCGGCTGGGAACGGTTGCGCGACGTCGATCTCACCGAGCTGTGGTCGACCCGCAACACGCTGCGCGGCATCCTCGTCGACGAGGTGCGCCGCAGGCTGCGCGCGTCCTGGCTGGCGCGCGGCGCCGCGGAGGCCGAACTCGGCTGGGTGAACGGCGTCTTCGACCCGAACGTGCTGACCGTCGGGTTCGCGCGCCGGGTGCCGACCTACAAGCGCCTCACCCTCATGCTGCGCGACCCGCAGCGGCTGCGCGCCCTGCTGCTGGACCCGCGGCGGCCGATGCAGCTGGTCGTGGCGGGCAAGAGCCACCCGGCCGACGACGGCGGCAAGGCGCTCATCCAGCAGGTGGTGCGTTTCGCCGACGACCCCGAGGTGCGGCACCGGATCGTCTTCCTGCCCGACTACGACATGTCGATGGCCCGCTACCTGTACTGGGGCTGTGATGTCTGGCTGAACAACCCGCTGCGGCCGCTGGAGGCGTGCGGCACCTCCGGCATGAAGTCCGCGCTCAACGGCGGGCTCAACCTGTCCATCCGGGACGGCTGGTGGGACGAGATGTACGACGGCGAGAACGGCTGGGCCATTCCGACCGCGGAGGGCGTCCGGGACGAGCACCGCCGCGACGATCTGGAGGCCGCCGCGCTCTACGACCTGTTCGAGCGCGCGGTGGCGCCGCGCTTCTACGAGCGCGACGCGGCCGGGATGCCGGTGCGCTGGGTCGAGATGGTCCGCCACACGCTGCAGACCCTGGGACCGCAGGTCCTGGCTTCCCGGATGGTCCGCGATTACGCGGTGGAGTACTACGCTCCCGCCGCCGCGGCCTATCAGCGGGCGACGGCCGACGATTTCGCCGTCGCTCGGGCCATCGCCGAGTATCGCCACCGGATCGAGTCGGCGTGGCCCTCGGTCAAGGTGATCCAGGTGGACAGCGCGGGATTGCCGGACACGCCGGTCATCGGGGCGCGGCTGTCGCTGACCGCGCGGGTCGAGCTGGGTGGATTGAGCGTGCCGGACGTGGTGGTGCAGGCGGTGCTGGGCCGGGTGTCGGCGACCGACGACCTCTCCGACACCACGACGGTCCCGATGACGCACAGCGGGTCCGATGCCGGCGCGGAGCTGTTCACGGTCGACACCCCGCTGCCGCTGTCCGGCGCGGTCGGCTACACCGTGCGCGTGCTGCCGCACAACGATCTGCTGGCCTCCGACGCCGAGTTCGGGTTGGTCTCGGCGCCGAGCGCGTAG